From Magnolia sinica isolate HGM2019 chromosome 13, MsV1, whole genome shotgun sequence, one genomic window encodes:
- the LOC131224191 gene encoding disease resistance protein RPS5-like codes for MDSIISRLLDPITRRTGHIVNLQENVDSLKNAMNELKCVRDDVKTRVEVAERQNLKRTHYVHWWLEKVESIEGEVNAMVEESKKVTRTSWSGYQLCKKVAMKLDDVVKLKSKVDSLDVVAQKPLPDAIEEMPCTSAVGMDLMLSNALGLISEDEVGIFGIYGMGGVGKTTLLKKINNEFLVRTHEFAFIIWVVVSKELNVEKIQKDIGQRLGLSGVENESNNETRARDIYKVLSNKKFMLLFDDIWERLDLEMIGIPHPNSQNMSKVVFTTRFEDVCGRMAADKKIRVECLQEQESMNLFRQNVGEETMISHRDIPALAVKITKECKGLPLALITIGQAMACKKTPQEWKHAISVLSTSKPPSEISGMEDEMLLRLKFSYDNLGGDMIKSCFLYCALFPEDYSIDKEELIDFWIGEGFLDGWDDDLDEAHNKGHDIIGRLKTACLLDSGSDEKTEVKLHDVIRDLALWIASECGKKKNRFLVRAGVGLTHAPVVERWKEAERISLMNNDIREVTEIPQCPNLLTLMLQRNLYFTKFHTDFFQFMPLLRVLDLSMSSIVELPAGIGNLAELRYLNLSHMMVTSLPEEIGNLVKLKHLDLEYTTSLHTIPQGAISRLSELRVMNLYYSYSKWEEGSGLDMSELESLERLNHLNLSLSNVHALERLLCSSKLRNVTRYVYLTDLTISNQLSSVFTAMKSLQRLTLRRCNGLVEVTISGYAKKDDDYPVSSLEWLDLWELPHLNCIRVGRGCFRNLHSIRIESCDKLKKIYGLLQLESLETILIEDCNELEEVMGTVIPDDEVGDIGLMQLKRITLGYLSELTSICSYALHFPSLEEIDVINCPKLKKLPLPLHSTHNSPRKIRGEKEWWDNLQWEEDGIKSYFLPFFHEW; via the coding sequence ATGGATTCCATCATATCTCGCCTTTTGGATCCCATCACTCGACGCACAGGACATATCGTCAACCTCCAAGAAAATGTGGACTCGCTGAAGAACGCCATGAACGAATTGAAATGTGTAAGGGACGACGTGAAGACAAGGGTGGAAGTTGCCGAACGGCAGAACCTCAAACGCACACACTATGTGCACTGGTGGCTAGAAAAAGTAGAATCCATCGAAGGAGAAGTGAATGCCATGGTAGAAGAATCTAAGAAAGTGACGAGAACGAGTTGGTCTGGCTACCAGCTCTGCAAGAAGGTGGCGATGAAGCTGGACGACGTGGTCAAGTTGAAGAGCAAAGTTGATTCCTTGGATGTAGTGGCACAGAAGCCGCTTCCTGATGCCATTGAAGAGATGCCTTGCACATCAGCTGTGGGCATGGACTTGATGTTGTCGAATGCTCTAGGTTTGATTAGTGAAGACGAAGTGGGAATTTTTGGAATATATGGAATGGGGGGAGTCGGGAAGACGACTCTCCTAAAAAAGATTAACAACGAATTCCTTGTAAGAACTCATGAATTTGCTTTCATCATTTGGGTGGTGGTGTCTAAAGAGTTGAATGTGGAGAAGATTCAGAAGGATATCGGGCAGCGGTTGGGCTTGTCTGGAGTGGAGAATGAAAGCAACAATGAGACACGGGCTCGAGACATTTACAAGGTCTTGAGCAATAAGAAATTCATGCTGTTGTTTGATGATATATGGGAACGGTTGGATCTAGAGATGATCGGAATTCCTCATCCAAATAGCCAAAACATGAGCAAGGTCGTCTTCACCACACGATTTGAGGACGTTTGTGGCCGCATGGCTGCCGATAAGAAGATTAGAGTAGAATGCCTCCAGGAGCAAGAATCAATGAATCTGTTTCGACAGAATGTTGGTGAAGAGACCATGATTTCTCATCGGGACATACCAGCCCTTGCTGTGAAGATTACCAAAGAGTGCAAAGGTCTGCCCCTTGCGCTAATAACCATCGGGCAGGCCATGGCATGCAAGAAGACACCACAGGAATGGAAGCATGCAATATCAGTTCTTAGCACGAGCAAGCCACCATCAGAGATATCAGGTATGGAAGATGAAATGCTTTTGCGTTTGAAATTCAGTTATGATAATTTGGGTGGTGACATGATTAAATCATGTTTCCTGTACTGTGCCCTGTTTCCGGAGGACTACTCCATTGACAAAGAAGAACTTATAGATTTCTGGATAGGCGAAGGATTCTTAGATGGGTGGGATGATGATCTTGATGAAGCCCATAACAAGGGACATGATATCATTGGAAGATTAAAGACTGCATGCTTGTTGGACAGTGGTTCTGATGAAAAAACAGAGGTAAAGTTGCATGACGTGATTCGTGATCTGGCATTATGGATAGCTTCAGAGTgcgggaagaagaagaataggttTTTGGTGAGAGCTGGCGTGGGACTGACGCATGCACCGGTGGTTGAGAGGTGGAAGGAGGCCGAGAGGATATCTCTAATGAATAATGACATAAGAGAAGTAACAGAGATACCTCAATGCCCCAACCTCTTAACCTTGATGCTCCAAAGGAATTTGTATTTTACAAAGTTCCATACTgatttttttcagttcatgcctCTTCTTAGGGTCTTGGATCTGTCAATGTCATCGATAGTAGAGCTTCCTGCAGGGATCGGTAACTTGGCAGAGCTACGATATCTCAATCTATCGCACATGATGGTCACATCATTGCCTGAAGAGATAGGAAATCTGGTAAAGCTGAAGCACTTGGACTTGGAGTATACAACTAGTTTGCACACAATTCCTCAGGGAGCAATCTCCAGGCTTTCTGAGTTAAGAGTAATGAACCTATATTATAGTTATTCAAAGTGGGAAGAAGGGAGTGGATTAGATATGAGTGAGTTAGAAAGCCTGGAACGTTTAAACCATCTTAATCTCAGCTTATCAAATGTGCATGCTCTTGAAAGGTTGCTCTGCTCTAGCAAGCTACGGAACGTGACTCGGTATGTGTATCTGACGGATCTGACTATCTCCAACCAACTATCATCCGTTTTTACTGCAATGAAAAGTCTTCAACGACTTACTCTTCGCCGCTGCAATGGGTTGGTGGAGGTGACAATTAGTGGGTATGCAAAGAAGGATGACGATTATCCTGTTTCGAGCCTAGAATGGCTCGACCTTTGGGAACTCCCCCACTTAAATTGCATTCGGGTGGGCCGTGGATGCTTCAGAAACCTTCACTCCATAAGGATTGAGTCATGTGACAAGTTGAAGAAAATTTATGGTTTACTACAACTTGAAAGTCTGGAAACAATTTTGATAGAAGATTGCAATGAGCTAGAAGAAGTAATGGGTACGGTCATTCCTGATGATGAAGTTGGAGATATAGGGCTAATGCAACTAAAACGTATAACACTCGGGTACCTTTCAGAACTAACGAGCATCTGTAGCTATGCACTGCATTTTCCTTCCTTGGAGGAAATCGACGTCATTAATTGCCCAAAGTTGAAAAAGCTCCCTCTTCCTCTCCATAGCACACACAATTCTCCAAGGAAGATACGTGGTGAAAAAGAATGGTGGGATAATTTACAGTGGGAAGAAGATGGCATCAAGtcctattttcttccttttttccatGAATGGTAA
- the LOC131223386 gene encoding probable disease resistance protein At5g63020 — MEIVTGVISIVSCLWGSTNLCKCYIINLRENVDLLKEAMDDLKSIRNDVKSKVDAAEQKLLKCTDQVQRWLRKVEKTERQVNAMEVEFRQMARCFGNCRPNGWSGYKLGKKVAKMLKDVAVLKIEGESFSEVAYKPLPDAIEEMPSTSAVGMDSMFQKVLSWLNEDEVGVIGIFGMGGVGKTTLLKKINDQFLVITHEFAFIIWVVVSKELNVEKIQKDIGQRLGLSWPENESNNETRARDIYKVLSNKKFMLLFDDIWERLDLEMVGIPHPSSQSMSKVVFTTRFEDVCGRMAANKKIRVECLPEQEAMNLFKQNVGEEAMISHRDIPSLAMKVAKECRGLPLALITIGRAMACKKSPQEWEHAISVLSMSKPPSEISGMDDEMLLRLKFSYDNLGGDMIKSCFLYCALFPEDDSVSEEQLIDYWIGEGFLDGWDDDLDEAHNKGHDIIGRLKTACLLESGSDEKTEVKLHDMIRDLALWIASECGRKKNRFLVRAGVGLTHTPEVERWKEAERISLMNNEIKEVTGTPQCPYLLTLLLQGNEYFRKVHTDFFQFMPRLRVLDLSYNFNLKELPAAIGNLSELRYLNLSNMNITSLPKEIGNLVKLKHLDLEYTTSLQTIPQRVISRLSELRVLKLFRSYSKWEEGSEGLNMSELGGLERLNHLNLTLSNVHDLERLLCSSKLRNVTRYLLLYSCHDLTISNQLSSLFTAMKSLQQLAFMGCVGLVELTISGYAKKDDDYPVSSLKSLKLCDLYHLNCIRVGRGCFRNLHTIRISSCYNLKKIYGLLQLESLETIDIRACYRLEEVIDTVIPDDEVGDIGLMQLKCITLRGLSELTSIFSYALHFPSLEEIYVLGCPKLKKLPLSLHGAHNSLRKIRGEKGWWDNLEWEEDGNKSYFLPFFHE, encoded by the coding sequence ATGGAAATCGTCACCGGAGTCATCAGCATTGTTTCTTGCTTGTGGGGTTCCACCAACCTATGCAAATGTTACATCATCAACCTCCGAGAAAATGTCGACTTGCTGAAGGAAGCCATGGACGACTTGAAATCCATAAGGAACGACGTGAAGTCAAAGGTCGATGCTGCCGAACAGAAACTTCTCAAATGCACGGATCAAGTGCAACGGTGGCTAAGAAAAGTAGAAAAGACCGAAAGACAAGTGAACGCGATGGAAGTAGAATTTCGGCAGATGGCGAGGTGTTTTGGGAATTGCCGTCCAAATGGTTGGTCGGGCTACAAGCTTGGGAAGAAGGTGGCGAAGATGCTGAAAGATGTAGCTGTGTTGAAAATCGAAGGCGAGTCCTTCAGTGAGGTGGCATACAAGCCGCTTCCCGATGCCATTGAAGAGATGCCTAGCACATCAGCTGTGGGCATGGACTCGATGTTCCAGAAGGTTCTAAGTTGGCTTAATGAAGATGAAGTGGGAGTTATTGGAATATTTGGAATGGGGGGAGTCGGGAAGACGACTCTCCTAAAAAAGATTAACGACCAATTCCTTGTAATAACTCATGAATTTGCTTTCATCATTTGGGTGGTGGTGTCTAAAGAGTTAAATGTGGAAAAGATTCAGAAGGATATCGGGCAGCGGTTGGGCTTGTCTTGGCCGGAGAATGAAAGCAACAATGAGACACGGGCTCGAGACATTTACAAGGTCTTGAGCAATAAGAAATTCATGCTGTTGTTTGATGATATATGGGAACGGTTGGATCTAGAAATGGTCGGAATTCCCCATCCAAGTAGCCAGAGCATGAGCAAGGTTGTCTTCACTACACGATTTGAGGACGTCTGTGGCCGGATGGCTGCCAATAAGAAAATCAGAGTAGAATGCCTCCCGGAGCAAGAAGCAATGAATCTATTCAAACAGAATGTTGGTGAAGAGGCCATGATTTCTCATCGGGACATACCGTCCCTTGCTATGAAGGTTGCCAAAGAATGCAGAGGTCTACCCCTCGCGCTCATCACGATTGGGCGGGCCATGGCATGCAAGAAGTCCCCACAGGAATGGGAGCATGCAATATCAGTTCTTAGCATGAGCAAGCCACCATCAGAGATATCAGGTATGGATGATGAAATGCTTTTGCGTTTGAAATTCAGTTATGATAATCTCGGTGGCGACATGATTAAATCATGTTTCCTGTACTGTGCCCTGTTTCCGGAGGACGACTCCGTTAGCGAAGAACAACTGATAGATTACTGGATAGGCGAAGGATTCTTAGATGGGTGGGACGATGATCTTGATGAAGCCCATAACAAGGGACATGATATCATTGGAAGATTAAAGACTGCATGCTTGTTGGAGAGTGGTTCTGATGAAAAAACAGAGGTAAAGTTGCATGACATGATTCGTGATCTGGCATTATGGATAGCTTCAGAGTGCGGGAGAAAGAAGAATAGGTTTTTGGTGAGAGCTGGTGTGGGACTGACGCATACACCAGAGGTTGAAAGGTGGAAGGAGGCTGAGAGGATATCTCTAATGAATAATGAGATAAAAGAAGTAACAGGGACACCTCAATGCCCATACCTCTTAACCTTGCTGCTCCAGGGGAATGAGTATTTTAGAAAGGTCCACACTgatttttttcagttcatgcctCGTCTTAGGGTCTTGGATCTGTCCTATAATTTTAATTTAAAGGAGCTTCCTGCAGCGATCGGTAACTTGTCAGAGCTACGGTATCTCAATCTATCTAACATGAATATCACATCATTGCCTAAAGAGATAGGAAATCTGGTGAAGCTGAAGCACTTGGACTTGGAGTATACAACTAGTTTGCAAACAATTCCTCAACGGGTAATCTCCAGGCTTTCTGAGTTAAGAGTTCTAAAACTATTTAGAAGTTATTCAAAGTGGGAAGAAGGGAGTGAGGGATTAAATATGAGTGAGTTGGGAGGCCTGGAACGTTTAAACCATCTTAATCTCACCTTATCAAATGTGCATGATCTTGAAAGGTTGCTCTGCTCTAGCAAGCTGCGGAACGTGACTCGATATCTATTACTGTACAGCTGTCATGATCTGACTATCTCCAACCAACTATCGTCCCTTTTTACTGCAATGAAAAGTCTTCAACAGCTTGCTTTTATGGGCTGCGTTGGGTTGGTGGAGTTGACGATTAGTGGATATGCAAAGAAGGATGATGATTATCCTGTTTCGAGCCTAAAATCGCTCAAGCTTTGTGATCTCTACCACTTAAATTGCATTCGGGTGGGCCGCGGATGCTTCAGAAACCTTCACACCATAAGGATTTCGTCTTGTTACAATTTGAAGAAAATTTATGGTTTACTGCAACTTGAAAGTCTTGAAACAATTGACATAAGAGCTTGCTATCGGCTGGAAGAAGTAATAGATACGGTCATTCCTGATGATGAAGTTGGAGATATAGGGCTAATGCAACTCAAATGTATAACACTCCGGGGCCTTTCAGAACTAACGAGCATCTTTAGCTATGCACTGCATTTTCCTTCCTTGGAGGAAATCTACGTCCTTGGTTGCCCAAAGTTGAAAAagctccctctttctctccacGGCGCACACAATTCTCTAAGGAAGATACGTGGTGAGAAAGGATGGTGGGATAATTTAGAGTGGGAAGAAGATGGCAACAAgtcttattttcttccttttttccatGAATAG